One Papaver somniferum cultivar HN1 chromosome 10, ASM357369v1, whole genome shotgun sequence genomic window carries:
- the LOC113316220 gene encoding uncharacterized protein LOC113316220 has translation MTKTFIKNIIKDDIRVSTKQKSAEDIQDLFFREYKVDLSYHQAYRGLKFCKECIWGDDIKSYSDFLWHEEAVKRYNPGSVINFEFNSQNRQFERGGLMVACGKTGNQEIFTVAFGIVSGENSDNWRWFLENLKGTVDDDRLSTIISDRGTGLLNIVPEIFLNAFHSYCSYHMKGNNPVSKGKSRQTAIKLFEQCYSDVTKEKFLKAVSSMVNLKLFSVIEWMNKIPLKNWAPRVSWGKV, from the exons ATGACGAAGACTTTTATCAAGAACATCATAAAAGATGATATTAGAGTTTCAACTAAGCAGAAATCAGCTGAGGACATTCAAGATTTGTTTTTCAGAGAGTATAAAGTTGACCTCAGCTACCATCAAGCATATCGTGGACTGAAATTTTGCAAAGAATGTATTTGGGGAGATGATATCAAGTCGTATTCTGACTTCTTGTGGCATGAAGAAGCCGTGAAGCGTTATAATCCTGGAAGCGTCATCAACTTTGAGTTTAATTCTCAAAACCggcaatttgagag GGGTGGTCTTATGGTAGCTTGTGGGAAAACTGGGAACCAAG AGATATTTACAGTTGCCTTTGGGATTGTTTCTGGCGAAAATAGTGATAATTGGCGCTGGTTTCTGGAAAATTTGAAGGGAACTGTCGATGATGATCGTCTGTCGACCATCATATCTGATCGTGGAACTGGACTTTTGAACATTGTTCCTGAAATCTTTCTGAATGCTTTTCACTCATATTGCTCGTACCATATGAAAGGCAATAATCCAGTTAGCAAAGGCAAGAGTAGACAAACTGCTATTAAGTTGTTTGAGCAATGCTACAGTGATGTCACCAAGGAGAAATTTTTGAAGGCAGTTTCAAGCATGGTCAATCTGAAGTTGTTCTCTGTTATTGAGTGGATGAACAAGATCCCACTGAAGAACTGGGCTCCTCGAGTTTCTTGGGGAAAGGTATAG